The DNA window GGGCCTGACGGGCACGCATGTGGGCTGTGACACCAGCCAGTGCGGCGCCTGCGTGGTGCATGTGGACGGCAAGGCGGTGAAGGCCTGCTCGATGTTCGCGGCCGAGGCCGAGGGCACGGAGGTGACCACGATCGAGGGGATGGCGGCGGAGGACGGCACCATGACCCCGGTCCAGCAGGCATTCCAGGAGTTCCACGGGTTGCAATGCGGGTTCTGCACGCCGGGCATGGTGATGTCGGCGGAAGCCCTGCTGAAGGACAACCCGAGCCCGACCGAGGCGGAGGTGCGCGAGTACCTGAAGGGCAATATCTGCCGCTGCACCGGGTATCACAACATCGTCAAGGCGATCCTCGCCGCGGCGGGACAAGACGTCAGCAACATCGCGGCCGAGTAAGGCGTAGGGTGCGTGCGTGCACGCACTGTTTTCAGGGAGGATAAATACATGCCCAAAGATGGTGGCATCGGCGCCAGTTCCAAACGGCGCGAGGACGTACGGTTCCTGACGGGGGCCGGAAATTATACAGACGACATCAACCTGCGCGGACA is part of the Roseovarius sp. THAF9 genome and encodes:
- a CDS encoding (2Fe-2S)-binding protein, producing MAQVKMTVNGKPASGEVEGRTLLVDFIRDELGLTGTHVGCDTSQCGACVVHVDGKAVKACSMFAAEAEGTEVTTIEGMAAEDGTMTPVQQAFQEFHGLQCGFCTPGMVMSAEALLKDNPSPTEAEVREYLKGNICRCTGYHNIVKAILAAAGQDVSNIAAE